The following coding sequences lie in one Miscanthus floridulus cultivar M001 chromosome 9, ASM1932011v1, whole genome shotgun sequence genomic window:
- the LOC136482819 gene encoding scarecrow-like protein 9: MAAAPEGEGLFADPEPFSPSIFLDLPPTPRPDGNGEVPASSDDLVLPFITRILMEEDINDQFFYQFPDHPVLLQAQEPYAQILSDAATARTNSAASVSPATVSPSSSDDPVQLLLSPPYPDTELHGFTSDGVGTFFLPAQDGSSPEFEQSPSQLKATTLPAGDGDHAALASVFFHRGDADAEMLNKAFLKGMEEAKKFLPTTNSLLIDREAEEELGINGRGRKDRDRLSWDDLEAETCRKSKLMVLEPEETGEMVDQMILNGLELCLKEMRALRITMGSEAKKNTMKGRGKSAQGRSSANEAVELSTLLIHCAQAVATDNRRSATELLRQIKQHSSPKGDATQRLAHCFAEGLEARLAGSGSQLYRSLMAERIPVVEYLKAYWLYLAACCFKMMAFRFSNMTILKAIAGRKKVHIVNYGMDYGVQWPSLLYHMANLEGGPPEVRITGIDLPQPGFRPAVRIEETGHRLSNYARQLGVPFKFHGITTRWDTVRVDDLNIDPDEVLIVNSIIQFGNLMDEGVDIDSPSPRDVVLRTIRKMQPDAFILYVMNVSYSAPFFVTRFREALFFYSAMFDMLDATAPRDSHQRFLVERGLFRQSALNVVACEGTDRVERPETYKQWQVRNHRAGLKQLSLDPDIVKTLRDKVRDQYHKDFVIDTDHNWLLEGWKGRILYAMSTWVADDTVSEL; the protein is encoded by the coding sequence atggccgccgcgccggagggcgagggccTCTTCGCTGACCCCGAGCCCTTCTCCCCGTCCATCTTCCTCGACCTGCCCCCGACGCCCCGCCCCGATGGCAACGGCGAGGTCCCGGCCTCGTCGGATGACCTCGTCCTCCCCTTCATCACGCGGATCCTCATGGAGGAGGACATCAACGACCAATTCTTCTACCAGTTCCCCGACCACCCCGTGCTCCTCCAAGCCCAGGAACCGTACGCGCAGATCCTCTCTGACGCTGCCACGGCTCGCACCAACAGCGCCGCCTCGGTCTCCCCCGCCACCGTCTCGCCGTCCTCCTCCGACGACCCAGTCCAGCTCCTCCTGTCCCCGCCGTACCCCGATACGGAACTGCACGGCTTCACCTCCGACGGTGTCGGCACCTTCTTCTTGCCCGCACAAGATGGTAGCAGCCCGGAGTTCGAGCAGAGTCCGTCGCAATTAAAGGCCACAACCTTGCCTGCCGGCGACGGTGACCACGCGGCGCTGGCCTCGGTCTTCTTCCACAGGGGAGACGCGGACGCGGAGATGCTCAACAAGGCAttcctcaagggtatggaggagGCCAAGAAGTTCTTACCCACCACCAACAGCCTCCTAATCGACCGTGAGGCAGAGGAGGAGTTGGGCATTAATGGCAGGGGCCGCAAGGACAGGGACAGGCTCAGTTGGGATGACTTGGAGGCTGAGACGTGCAGGAAGAGCAAGCTGATGGTGCTCGAGCCTGAGGAAACTGGCGAGATGGTCGATCAAATGATTCTCAATGGACTGGAATTGTGCCTCAAAGAAATGAGGGCCCTGCGAATCACTATGGGCAGCGAGGCTAAGAAGAACACCATGAAGGGCAGAGGGAAGTCGGCACAGGGAAGGTCCAGCGCCAACGAGGCGGTGGAGTTGAGCACCTTGCTCATCCACTGTGCACAGGCCGTGGCCACGGACAACCGCCGGAGTGCGACCGAATTGCTTAGACAGATCAAGCAGCATTCGTCACCGAAGGGTGATGCCACACAGAGGTTGGCACATTGTTTTGCAGAGGGATTGGAGGCGCGGCTGGCAGGGTCAGGGAGCCAGCTCTACAGGTCTCTCATGGCTGAGCGCATCCCGGTCGTGGAGTACCTCAAGGCCTACTGGTTGTACCTGGCAGCTTGCTGTTTCAAAATGATGGCATTCAGGTTCTCCAACATGACAATCCTCAAGGCCATCGCTGGGAGGAAAAAGGTTCACATTGTGAATTATGGCATGGATTATGGGGTTCAGTGGCCAAGTTTGCTATACCATATGGCGAACTTGGAGGGTGGACCACCTGAAGTGAGGATCACCGGCATTGACCTCCCCCAGCCTGGATTCCGCCCAGCCGTGCGGATTGAGGAGACAGGGCACCGGCTCAGCAATTATGCTCGTCAGCTCGGTGTCCCATTCAAGTTCCATGGCATCACGACGAGGTGGGACACAGTTCGTGTTGATGACCTGAACATTGACCCTGATGAGGTACTCATTGTCAATAGTATCATCCAGTTTGGAAATTTGATGGACGAGGGGGTCGACATCGATAGCCCAAGCCCTAGGGATGTTGTCCTCAGAACCATTCGCAAGATGCAACCAGATGCATTCATCCTTTATGTCATGAATGTCTCGTATAGTGCTCCATTCTTTGTAACACGTTTCCGGGAGGCGCTGTTCTTTTACTCTGCAATGTTTGATATGCTGGATGCCACGGCTCCACGGGATAGTCACCAGCGCTTTTTGGTTGAGCGGGGCCTCTTTAGGCAGTCTGCCCTGAATGTTGTTGCCTGTGAAGGCACGGACAGGGTGGAGCGCCCGGAGACATATAAGCAATGGCAGGTGCGGAACCACCGGGCAGGGCTAAAGCAGCTCTCATTGGATCCAGATATTGTAAAGACCTTGAGGGACAAAGTTAGGGATCAGTATCACAAGGACTTTGTCATTGATACGGATCATAATTGGCTCCTGGAAGGATGGAAGGGACGCATACTCTATGCCATGTCGACATGGGTTGCAGATGATACTGTCTCAGAACTTTAG